In one Trichosurus vulpecula isolate mTriVul1 chromosome 8, mTriVul1.pri, whole genome shotgun sequence genomic region, the following are encoded:
- the LOC118828215 gene encoding 60S ribosomal protein L35, with product MAKIKARDLRGKKKEELLKQLDDLKVELSQLRVAKVTGGAASKLSKIRVVRKSIARVLTVINQTQKENLRKFYKGKKYKPLDLRPKKTRAMRRRLNKHEESLKTKKQQRKERLYPLRKFAVKA from the coding sequence ATGGCAAAAATCAAGGCCAGGGATCTTcgtgggaagaagaaggaggagctcCTCAAACAGTTGGATGATTTAAAGGTGGAACTTTCCCAGTTGAGAGTGGCCAAGGTCACTGGAGGAGCTGCATCCAAGCTATCTAAGATCCGAGTTGTCCGAAAATCTATTGCCCGAGTCCTAACTGTCATCAatcagacacagaaagagaacctCAGGAAATTCTATAAGGGCAAGAAATACAAGCCTCTGGACCTTAGGCCCAAGAAGACTCGTGCCATGCGCCGCAGGCTTAATAAGCACGAGGAAAGCCTGAAGACCAAAAAACAGCAAAGGAAGGAACGCCTGTACCCCCTTCGGAAATTTGCTGTTAAGGCATGA